From Actinopolyspora lacussalsi, a single genomic window includes:
- a CDS encoding DNA-binding protein WhiA (product_source=TIGR00647; cath_funfam=3.10.28.10; cog=COG1481; ko=KO:K09762; pfam=PF02650,PF10298,PF14527; superfamily=54285,55608; tigrfam=TIGR00647), with protein sequence MAMTAAVKDELSRLPTTKACCRRAEVSSLLRFAGGLHLVGGRVVVEAELDSGSTARRLRRELHELYGYHSDVHVITSGGLRKGTRYVVRVVRDGEGLARQTGLLDPRGRPVRGLPSHVVSGGVCDAESAWRGAFLAHGSLTEPGRSSAMEVTCPGPEAALALVGAARRLEVQARSREVRGTDRVVVRDGDAIGALLTRLGAHNSVMTWEERRVRREVRATANRLANFDDANLRRSARAAVASAARVERGLELLGSSVPEHLMVAGRLRLAHRQASLEELGQLADPPMTKDAVAGRIRRLLAMADKRARELNLPDTESAVTTELLESGVDGMLREEQHD encoded by the coding sequence GTGGCTATGACCGCGGCGGTCAAAGACGAACTGAGCAGGTTGCCGACGACCAAGGCGTGCTGCCGCAGAGCCGAGGTGTCCTCGCTGCTGCGTTTCGCGGGCGGGCTGCACCTCGTCGGCGGGCGTGTGGTGGTGGAGGCCGAACTCGACTCCGGCTCCACCGCGCGCAGGTTGCGGCGCGAGCTGCACGAGCTCTACGGCTATCACTCCGATGTGCACGTGATCACCTCCGGTGGACTCCGCAAGGGAACCCGCTACGTGGTGCGTGTCGTTCGCGACGGTGAAGGACTGGCCCGGCAGACCGGGTTGCTCGACCCGCGCGGCCGCCCGGTGCGGGGACTGCCCTCGCACGTGGTCTCGGGCGGCGTGTGCGACGCGGAGTCCGCCTGGCGGGGTGCGTTCCTGGCGCACGGCTCGCTGACCGAGCCCGGCCGCTCCTCGGCGATGGAGGTCACCTGCCCCGGCCCGGAGGCCGCGTTGGCACTGGTCGGGGCGGCCCGTCGACTCGAGGTCCAGGCGCGCTCCCGCGAGGTGCGCGGCACCGACCGGGTCGTGGTCCGCGACGGCGACGCCATCGGGGCGCTGCTCACCCGACTCGGCGCGCACAACAGCGTGATGACCTGGGAGGAGCGGCGAGTGCGCCGCGAGGTGCGCGCCACGGCCAACCGACTGGCCAATTTCGACGACGCCAACCTGCGGCGCTCCGCGCGTGCCGCCGTGGCCTCGGCCGCGCGGGTGGAACGCGGCCTGGAGCTGCTCGGCAGCTCCGTTCCGGAACACCTGATGGTGGCGGGCAGGCTCCGGCTCGCGCACCGGCAGGCGTCGTTGGAGGAGCTCGGTCAGCTCGCCGATCCGCCGATGACCAAGGACGCCGTGGCCGGTCGGATCCGGCGACTGCTGGCGATGGCCGACAAACGGGCCAGGGAGCTGAACCTGCCCGACACCGAGTCGGCGGTGACCACCGAACTTTTGGAGTCCGGTGTGGACGGAATGCTGCGCGAGGAACAGCACGACTGA
- a CDS encoding triosephosphate isomerase (product_source=KO:K01803; cath_funfam=3.20.20.70; cog=COG0149; ko=KO:K01803; pfam=PF00121; superfamily=51351; tigrfam=TIGR00419): MSKSRQPLLAGNWKMNLNHLEAIALVQKIAFALPEKYFDKVEVAVIPPFTDLRSVQTLIDGDKLLLRHGAQDVSQHDSGAYTGDVSAPMLAKLGCDYVVVGHSERREHHGETDELINRKVRAVLKHEMSPILCVGEGSDVREAGDHVSYCTNQLIEGLKGLKQEQVRRAVIAYEPVWAIGTGKVATAEDAQEVCGALRAALTDKYGAEIAEEVRVLYGGSVKSSNIADLVGRDDVDGALVGGASLNGDEFAKMSALAAGGPLP, translated from the coding sequence ATGAGCAAGTCCAGGCAGCCGCTGCTCGCGGGCAACTGGAAGATGAACCTCAACCACCTCGAAGCGATCGCGCTGGTGCAGAAGATCGCCTTCGCCCTGCCGGAGAAGTATTTCGACAAGGTCGAGGTGGCCGTGATCCCGCCGTTCACCGATCTGCGCAGTGTGCAGACGCTGATCGACGGTGACAAGCTGCTGCTGCGGCACGGCGCGCAGGACGTTTCGCAGCACGACTCCGGTGCCTACACCGGTGACGTGTCGGCCCCCATGCTGGCCAAGCTCGGCTGCGACTACGTCGTCGTCGGCCACTCGGAGCGCCGCGAGCACCACGGCGAGACCGACGAGCTGATCAACCGCAAGGTTCGCGCCGTCCTCAAGCACGAGATGTCGCCGATCCTGTGCGTCGGTGAGGGATCGGACGTGCGGGAGGCGGGCGATCACGTCTCGTACTGCACGAACCAGCTCATCGAGGGCCTCAAGGGGCTCAAGCAGGAGCAGGTGCGGCGTGCGGTGATCGCTTACGAGCCGGTCTGGGCGATCGGCACCGGCAAGGTGGCCACCGCCGAGGACGCCCAGGAGGTCTGCGGGGCGCTGCGGGCCGCGCTGACCGACAAGTACGGCGCCGAGATCGCCGAGGAGGTGCGCGTGCTCTACGGCGGTTCGGTCAAGTCCAGCAACATCGCCGATCTGGTCGGCCGGGACGACGTGGACGGCGCACTGGTCGGCGGTGCCAGCCTCAACGGTGACGAGTTCGCGAAGATGAGCGCGCTGGCCGCGGGCGGGCCGCTACCCTGA
- a CDS encoding hypothetical protein (product_source=Hypo-rule applied; pfam=PF13397; superfamily=57802), whose translation MTGGNAIRGMRIGSSPSGAEIERGESAPRQRVAYWCDKEHLTEPSFAMDARVPDTWECSHCGLPAGRDRENPPPPKRNEPYKSHLAYVKERRSDEDGMELLDEALRKLRQQRGRPEE comes from the coding sequence ATGACTGGTGGTAACGCGATACGCGGCATGCGCATCGGGTCGAGCCCGAGCGGTGCCGAGATCGAGCGCGGCGAGTCGGCTCCCCGGCAGCGGGTCGCCTACTGGTGTGACAAGGAGCACCTGACCGAGCCCTCGTTCGCGATGGACGCGCGGGTTCCGGACACGTGGGAGTGCTCGCACTGCGGGCTGCCGGCCGGGCGGGACCGGGAGAACCCACCGCCGCCGAAGCGCAACGAGCCCTACAAGAGCCATCTCGCCTACGTCAAGGAACGGCGCAGCGACGAGGACGGCATGGAACTGCTCGACGAGGCGCTGCGCAAGCTGCGGCAGCAACGCGGTCGCCCCGAGGAGTGA
- a CDS encoding preprotein translocase subunit SecG (product_source=KO:K03075; cog=COG1314; ko=KO:K03075; pfam=PF03840; tigrfam=TIGR00810; transmembrane_helix_parts=Inside_1_2,TMhelix_3_25,Outside_26_54,TMhelix_55_74,Inside_75_79) — MTLLLQIMVLLTSILLVLLVLLHRAKGGGLSSLFGGGMQSSLAGSSVAEKNLDRMTLFVIALWVISIIGTGLLIKMGAS, encoded by the coding sequence ATGACACTTTTGTTGCAGATCATGGTCCTGCTGACCAGCATCCTGCTGGTGCTGCTCGTGCTGCTGCACCGGGCCAAGGGCGGCGGGCTCTCCTCGCTGTTCGGCGGCGGAATGCAGTCGAGCCTGGCCGGGTCCAGCGTCGCGGAGAAGAACCTGGACAGGATGACGTTGTTCGTCATCGCGCTGTGGGTGATCTCCATAATCGGCACCGGCTTGCTGATCAAGATGGGTGCCTCCTGA
- a CDS encoding ribA/ribD-fused uncharacterized protein (product_source=TIGR02464; cog=COG3236; ko=KO:K09935; pfam=PF08719; superfamily=143990; tigrfam=TIGR02464), which produces MSINDPATHGHNDAATDSARRPRDVAELVERMRLGVRTKFVFFWGHGPERDGSPGRGCLSQWWPAPFTAHDRVFATAEHYMMWRKARLFGDEEMTERILAAEHPHRAKTLGRKVRGFDQQQWERERFAAVVAGNVAKFAQHEEPRHFLRNTGDRVLVEASPRDRVWGIGLAADEPAAGEPERWPGLNLLGFALMEVRETLRDREQAD; this is translated from the coding sequence ATGTCCATCAACGATCCCGCCACGCACGGGCACAACGACGCAGCGACCGACTCGGCGCGCCGCCCGCGCGACGTCGCCGAGCTGGTCGAGCGGATGCGGCTGGGCGTGCGGACGAAGTTCGTGTTCTTCTGGGGACATGGTCCGGAGCGGGACGGCAGTCCGGGACGCGGGTGCCTGAGCCAGTGGTGGCCCGCGCCGTTCACCGCGCACGATCGTGTCTTCGCCACCGCCGAGCACTACATGATGTGGCGCAAGGCGCGGCTGTTCGGCGACGAAGAAATGACCGAGCGGATCCTGGCCGCCGAGCACCCGCACCGCGCGAAAACATTGGGCCGAAAGGTGCGCGGCTTCGACCAACAACAGTGGGAGCGGGAACGGTTCGCCGCCGTGGTGGCGGGCAACGTGGCGAAGTTCGCCCAGCACGAGGAACCGCGCCACTTCCTGCGCAACACCGGGGACCGGGTGCTGGTCGAGGCCAGCCCGCGCGACAGGGTGTGGGGCATCGGCCTAGCCGCCGACGAGCCGGCGGCGGGCGAGCCGGAACGGTGGCCGGGACTGAACCTGCTCGGCTTCGCGCTCATGGAAGTACGCGAAACGCTGCGCGATCGGGAACAGGCCGACTGA
- a CDS encoding phosphoglycerate kinase (product_source=KO:K00927; cath_funfam=3.40.50.1260; cog=COG0126; ko=KO:K00927; pfam=PF00162; superfamily=53748): protein MKNLDDLLGEGVRGRYVLVRADLNVPLDGETITDDGRVRAALPTIEKLTGAGARVVLTAHLGRPDGAPDSRYTLAPVARRLGELLGSEVALAEDVVGTSAQQVVGGLADGGVAVLQNVRFDPRETSKDDAERGQLADALVELVGTGAAFVSDGFGVVHRKQASVYDLATRLPSYAGGLVLSEVEVLRTLTGDPRRPYVVVLGGSKVSDKLGVINALLPKVDQLVIGGGMAYTFLAAMGNSVGDSLLQQDQIATTKQLLDEHGDKLVLPLDIVAADRFAADANTQVVPSDAIPQGWQGLDIGPRTVERYAEILGSAATVFWNGPAGVFEFPAFAEGTRGVARAIADSDSFSVVGGGDSAAAVRTLGLDEQRFSHISTGGGASLEFLEGKDLPGVAVLEGRA, encoded by the coding sequence TTGAAGAATCTCGACGACTTGCTCGGCGAGGGGGTTCGGGGCAGGTACGTCCTGGTGCGTGCCGACCTGAACGTCCCGCTGGACGGCGAAACCATCACCGACGACGGCCGGGTCCGGGCCGCCCTGCCGACGATCGAGAAGCTGACCGGCGCTGGCGCCCGCGTGGTGCTCACCGCGCACCTCGGCAGGCCGGACGGTGCCCCGGACTCCCGCTACACGCTCGCCCCGGTGGCGCGCAGGCTCGGTGAGCTGCTGGGATCCGAGGTCGCGCTGGCCGAGGACGTGGTCGGCACCTCGGCGCAGCAGGTGGTCGGCGGACTGGCCGACGGCGGCGTCGCGGTACTGCAGAACGTGCGCTTCGACCCGCGCGAGACCAGCAAGGACGACGCCGAGCGCGGTCAACTCGCCGACGCTCTGGTCGAGCTGGTCGGAACCGGCGCCGCCTTCGTCTCGGACGGTTTCGGAGTGGTGCACCGCAAGCAGGCCTCGGTCTACGACCTCGCCACCAGGCTGCCCTCCTACGCCGGTGGACTGGTGCTCAGCGAGGTCGAGGTGCTGCGCACCCTGACCGGCGACCCGCGCAGGCCCTACGTGGTGGTGCTCGGCGGCTCCAAGGTCTCCGACAAGCTCGGCGTCATCAACGCGCTGCTGCCCAAGGTGGACCAGTTGGTCATCGGCGGCGGCATGGCCTACACCTTCCTCGCAGCCATGGGCAATTCGGTGGGCGACTCGCTGCTGCAGCAGGACCAGATCGCCACGACGAAGCAGCTGCTCGACGAGCACGGTGACAAATTGGTGCTGCCGCTCGACATCGTGGCCGCCGACCGGTTCGCCGCCGACGCGAACACGCAGGTCGTGCCGTCCGACGCCATCCCGCAGGGCTGGCAGGGCCTGGACATCGGCCCGCGTACCGTGGAGCGCTACGCCGAGATCCTCGGCTCGGCCGCGACGGTGTTCTGGAACGGCCCCGCCGGTGTGTTCGAGTTCCCCGCCTTCGCCGAGGGAACCAGGGGCGTCGCGCGCGCCATCGCCGATTCCGACTCGTTCAGCGTCGTGGGTGGCGGCGACTCCGCCGCCGCGGTTCGCACGCTCGGACTGGACGAGCAGCGGTTCTCGCACATCTCCACCGGTGGTGGGGCTTCGCTGGAGTTCCTGGAGGGCAAGGACCTGCCGGGAGTGGCCGTACTGGAGGGCCGGGCATGA
- a CDS encoding glyceraldehyde 3-phosphate dehydrogenase (product_source=KO:K00134; cath_funfam=3.30.360.10,3.40.50.720; cog=COG0057; ko=KO:K00134; pfam=PF00044,PF02800; smart=SM00846; superfamily=51735,55347; tigrfam=TIGR01534), which produces MTVRVGINGFGRIGRNFWRAAVASKHDIEVVAANDLGDVATMAHLLKYDSVLGQVPEEVSVTDEGIRVGGKTIKILAEKDPGKLPWGDLGVDVVVESTGLFTQAEQARKHVDEGGAKKVIVSAPAKGEDLTVVLGVNDDSYDGTQTVLSNASCTTNCLAPMAKVLNDSFGIEQGMMTTVHAYTADQNLQDGPHKDLRRARAAAVNVIPTSTGAAKAIGLVLPELNGKLDGYAMRVPVPTGSVTDLTASLKTNPTEEQVNEAFKAAAADGQLKGILRYSEDPIVSSDIEGDPASTIFDAPLTKVIGNEVKIVGWYDNEWGYSNRLVDLADLVGSKLS; this is translated from the coding sequence GTGACCGTTCGCGTAGGTATCAATGGCTTCGGCCGGATCGGACGCAACTTCTGGCGTGCGGCAGTTGCCAGCAAGCACGATATCGAGGTCGTGGCCGCCAATGACCTGGGCGACGTCGCAACCATGGCGCACCTGCTCAAGTACGACAGCGTGCTCGGCCAGGTCCCCGAAGAGGTCAGCGTGACCGACGAGGGGATCAGGGTCGGCGGCAAGACCATCAAGATCCTCGCCGAGAAGGATCCGGGCAAGCTGCCGTGGGGGGACCTCGGTGTCGACGTCGTGGTCGAGTCCACCGGACTGTTCACCCAGGCCGAGCAGGCCCGCAAGCACGTGGACGAGGGCGGCGCGAAGAAGGTCATCGTCTCGGCCCCGGCCAAGGGCGAGGACCTCACCGTCGTGCTCGGTGTGAACGACGACTCCTACGACGGCACCCAGACCGTGCTGTCCAACGCCTCGTGCACCACCAACTGCCTGGCCCCGATGGCGAAGGTCCTCAACGACAGCTTCGGCATCGAGCAGGGCATGATGACCACGGTGCACGCCTACACCGCCGACCAGAACCTGCAGGACGGTCCGCACAAGGATCTGCGCAGGGCGCGCGCGGCGGCCGTCAACGTGATCCCCACCAGCACCGGTGCGGCCAAGGCGATCGGCCTGGTGCTGCCCGAGCTCAACGGCAAGCTCGACGGTTACGCCATGCGCGTGCCGGTCCCGACCGGTTCGGTCACCGACCTGACCGCCAGCCTCAAGACCAACCCCACCGAGGAGCAGGTCAACGAGGCTTTCAAGGCGGCGGCCGCCGACGGCCAGCTCAAGGGCATCCTCCGCTACAGCGAGGACCCGATCGTGTCCAGCGACATCGAGGGCGACCCCGCCTCGACGATCTTCGACGCCCCGCTGACCAAGGTCATCGGCAACGAGGTCAAGATCGTCGGCTGGTACGACAACGAGTGGGGCTACTCCAACCGCCTGGTCGATCTGGCCGACCTCGTGGGTTCCAAGCTCTCCTGA
- a CDS encoding RNA polymerase sigma factor (sigma-70 family) (product_source=TIGR02937; cath_funfam=1.10.10.10,1.10.601.10; cog=COG0568; pfam=PF00140,PF04542,PF04545; superfamily=46785,88659,88946; tigrfam=TIGR02937), whose translation MQSTESVTSDANATSRGAAVTALGELAAQRELGFPDVQSVLREYAIPRTEFRLLLSELARAGIRLPASLAGQEVPAPAGPRPETTPRPESTSAPETAPHPDRRSGSYDPARNGAGVPKPRTELALRGDEVLDLSRISLVDLGIVPIEQRSGDVSEEREEEEAKPASVSPRASVPPPARGQMHHPASPAQEPPETREQEHSEPADPVDSPRDSVWQYREKISKHELLSAEREVELAKTIEVGLFAEQRLEQRAEHDSHARELRTLVRRGREAFDEFVNANLRLVFSNAQKYQGHGLDLADLVQEGNLGLLRAVMKFDYRQGNKFSTYATWWIRQAITRALADQPRMIRYPVHVVERLNPVLAAIETLRGSGAVVEYSAVAERLETSEEEVRRLLTELPTSTSLEGLLEKLDAVTLHEAAERNRDAVEPDLFGLEFEDVERALGWCEERERDILRRRHGFLGEPATLDTIGQEYGVTRERIRQIESKAIKKLRRFAPLLYDENPPHGGVESENAKSATAPAEDEGK comes from the coding sequence ATGCAAAGCACCGAATCCGTAACATCGGATGCGAACGCGACATCCCGCGGTGCCGCCGTCACCGCTTTGGGAGAACTCGCCGCACAACGCGAGCTCGGCTTCCCCGACGTACAGTCAGTGCTCCGCGAGTACGCAATCCCACGAACGGAATTCCGATTACTGCTCAGCGAACTGGCGCGGGCCGGGATACGACTGCCCGCGAGCCTGGCGGGACAGGAAGTACCGGCCCCCGCTGGCCCCCGTCCCGAAACGACTCCTCGACCGGAATCGACCTCCGCTCCGGAAACCGCTCCCCATCCGGATCGGCGGAGCGGATCGTACGACCCGGCCCGGAACGGGGCGGGAGTCCCGAAACCGCGTACGGAGCTCGCACTGCGCGGGGACGAGGTACTGGACCTCTCGCGGATCTCGCTCGTCGATCTCGGAATCGTTCCCATCGAACAGCGGTCCGGGGACGTCTCGGAGGAGCGAGAAGAGGAGGAGGCGAAACCGGCGTCGGTATCACCTCGAGCGAGCGTCCCGCCTCCTGCCCGGGGACAGATGCACCACCCCGCGAGCCCCGCACAGGAGCCTCCCGAAACGCGTGAGCAGGAGCATTCGGAACCCGCGGATCCCGTTGACTCCCCCAGGGATTCGGTGTGGCAGTACCGCGAGAAGATCTCGAAACACGAGCTGCTGTCGGCCGAGCGGGAGGTGGAACTCGCGAAGACGATCGAGGTAGGGCTGTTCGCCGAACAACGTCTGGAGCAGCGGGCGGAGCACGATTCACACGCGCGGGAACTACGAACACTGGTTCGGCGAGGCAGGGAGGCATTCGACGAATTCGTCAACGCCAACCTGCGATTGGTGTTTTCCAACGCCCAAAAGTACCAAGGGCACGGTCTGGATCTGGCCGACTTGGTGCAGGAGGGTAATCTCGGGCTGCTACGCGCGGTGATGAAGTTCGACTACCGGCAGGGCAACAAATTCTCGACCTACGCGACCTGGTGGATCCGGCAGGCCATCACCCGAGCGCTGGCCGACCAGCCTCGCATGATCAGGTATCCGGTTCACGTCGTCGAGCGGCTGAATCCGGTACTCGCAGCGATCGAGACGCTCCGCGGCTCCGGTGCGGTGGTCGAATACTCAGCCGTCGCCGAACGGCTCGAAACCTCCGAGGAGGAAGTACGGCGGCTGCTGACCGAACTGCCCACCAGTACTTCGTTGGAAGGACTGCTGGAGAAGCTGGACGCGGTGACGCTGCACGAAGCGGCGGAGCGCAATCGGGACGCGGTCGAGCCGGATCTGTTCGGCCTCGAGTTCGAGGACGTGGAACGGGCGTTGGGATGGTGCGAAGAGCGCGAGCGCGACATCCTGCGGCGGCGGCACGGTTTCCTCGGGGAACCGGCCACGCTCGACACCATCGGGCAGGAGTACGGAGTCACCAGGGAACGAATCCGCCAGATCGAGAGCAAAGCGATCAAGAAGCTCAGGCGGTTCGCACCATTGCTGTACGACGAAAACCCGCCGCACGGTGGAGTGGAATCCGAGAACGCCAAGAGCGCTACCGCCCCTGCCGAGGACGAGGGAAAGTAG
- a CDS encoding putative cofD-like protein (product_source=TIGR01826; cath_funfam=3.40.50.10680; cog=COG0391; pfam=PF01933; superfamily=142338; tigrfam=TIGR01826), with translation METSDTTTWPDRPRAVALGGGRGLQVSLAALRRITTDITAVVTVADDGGSSGRLRRELGMLPPGDLRKALSALAADSGTGHTWARLFEHRFGGNGALAGHAVGNLLFAGLLDVLGDPIAVLDEACRLLDVQGRVLPMSAEPLDMEADVTGLDEDLTAVRTIRGQVAIASTPGRVRRVRLNAVNGQPHEPRAAPEAVRAVLDADVVLLGPGSWFTSVLPHLLVPELRDALVNTSAQRIVVLNLVPQPGETADFSPEQHLDVISEHEPKLRVDAVLADSEAVPTPDRLRAAATGLGAQTLLDRVAAAPGSAKHEPDALAASLKAALERRTDRWL, from the coding sequence GTGGAGACCAGTGATACGACCACGTGGCCGGATCGGCCGCGAGCCGTCGCCCTCGGGGGAGGACGGGGGCTGCAGGTGAGCCTCGCCGCGTTGCGGCGGATAACCACCGACATCACTGCCGTGGTGACCGTCGCCGATGACGGTGGTTCCTCGGGAAGGTTGCGTCGTGAGCTCGGCATGCTGCCACCGGGTGATCTCCGCAAGGCGCTGTCGGCGCTGGCGGCCGACTCGGGGACGGGTCACACCTGGGCGCGGCTGTTCGAGCACCGCTTCGGTGGCAACGGCGCGCTGGCGGGGCACGCGGTCGGCAATCTGCTGTTCGCGGGGTTGTTGGACGTGCTGGGCGATCCGATAGCAGTGCTGGACGAGGCGTGCCGACTGCTGGATGTCCAGGGGCGCGTGCTGCCCATGTCCGCGGAGCCGTTGGACATGGAGGCGGATGTCACCGGGTTGGACGAGGATCTCACCGCGGTGCGCACGATCCGGGGGCAGGTGGCCATCGCCAGTACTCCGGGCCGGGTACGCCGGGTGCGGCTCAACGCGGTCAACGGGCAGCCGCACGAACCGCGTGCCGCTCCCGAGGCGGTTCGTGCGGTGCTGGACGCCGACGTGGTGCTGCTGGGACCCGGTTCCTGGTTCACCAGCGTGCTGCCGCACCTGCTGGTTCCCGAGCTGCGCGACGCCTTGGTCAACACTTCTGCTCAGCGGATCGTGGTACTCAATCTTGTCCCGCAACCGGGTGAAACAGCGGACTTCTCACCGGAACAACATCTGGACGTGATCTCCGAACACGAGCCAAAACTGCGGGTAGACGCGGTATTGGCCGATTCGGAAGCGGTACCGACGCCCGATCGGCTTCGTGCTGCGGCAACCGGACTTGGTGCGCAGACTTTGCTTGATCGAGTCGCTGCCGCACCCGGTTCGGCGAAACACGAACCGGATGCTCTCGCGGCGAGTCTGAAAGCCGCACTGGAGAGGAGGACGGACCGGTGGCTATGA
- a CDS encoding UPF0042 nucleotide-binding protein (product_source=KO:K06958; cath_funfam=3.40.50.300; cog=COG1660; ko=KO:K06958; pfam=PF03668; superfamily=52540) yields the protein MTEEHGGIEVAVVSGLSGAGRSTAAKCLEDLGWFVVDNLPPELISTMVELGARSSDAITRVAVVMDVRSRAFTEDLGSVIKDLDARGYKPKVLFLEATDEVLVRRFEQVRRGHPLQGQGRLADGIAAERSLLSKLRAEADLVLDTTGLSVHQLRTKIEDAFGTEAGTRTQVTVLSFGYKYGLPMDADLVMDCRFLPNPFWIPELREFNGNDDEVRNYVLGQEGAEEFLDNYQRLLRLVGTGYQREGKRYLTLAMGCTGGKHRSVVLTEELARRLSDDDGMTVKTVHRDLGRE from the coding sequence GTGACCGAAGAACACGGCGGCATCGAGGTGGCGGTCGTCAGCGGCTTGTCCGGGGCGGGCCGCAGCACCGCCGCGAAGTGCCTGGAGGATCTGGGCTGGTTCGTGGTGGACAACCTGCCACCCGAACTGATCTCGACCATGGTCGAACTCGGTGCGCGTTCCAGCGACGCCATAACCCGGGTGGCCGTGGTCATGGACGTCCGCAGCCGGGCGTTCACCGAGGATCTCGGTTCGGTGATCAAGGATCTCGACGCGCGGGGCTACAAGCCGAAAGTGCTGTTCCTCGAAGCCACCGACGAGGTGCTGGTCCGCCGGTTCGAACAGGTCCGGCGCGGTCATCCGCTGCAGGGTCAGGGCAGACTCGCCGACGGCATCGCCGCCGAGCGTTCGCTGCTGTCCAAGCTCCGTGCCGAGGCCGATCTCGTGCTGGACACCACGGGGTTGTCGGTGCACCAGCTGCGGACCAAGATCGAGGACGCGTTCGGCACCGAGGCGGGGACCAGAACGCAGGTGACCGTGCTGTCCTTCGGTTACAAGTACGGCCTGCCGATGGACGCCGATCTGGTCATGGATTGCCGGTTCCTGCCCAACCCGTTCTGGATACCGGAGTTGCGTGAGTTCAACGGCAACGACGACGAGGTGCGCAACTACGTGCTGGGGCAGGAGGGGGCCGAGGAGTTCCTCGACAACTACCAGCGGTTGTTGCGGCTGGTGGGGACCGGCTACCAGCGCGAGGGCAAGCGCTACCTGACCCTGGCGATGGGCTGCACCGGCGGCAAGCACCGCAGCGTGGTGCTCACCGAGGAGCTGGCCCGACGACTTTCCGACGACGACGGGATGACCGTCAAGACGGTGCACCGTGATCTGGGACGCGAGTGA